A portion of the Coprobacter tertius genome contains these proteins:
- a CDS encoding GlsB/YeaQ/YmgE family stress response membrane protein: MNLLWYILIGIVAGFIAGQVMRGGGFGLILNLVIGIVGGIIGGWIFGLFGIATSSIIGNLITATVGAILLLWIFSFANKRKSS; encoded by the coding sequence ATGAACCTTCTTTGGTATATTCTTATTGGTATTGTTGCCGGCTTCATTGCCGGACAGGTTATGCGTGGCGGAGGATTCGGCCTAATACTCAATCTTGTTATCGGTATTGTAGGAGGTATTATCGGCGGGTGGATTTTCGGATTGTTCGGTATTGCAACGTCAAGTATTATCGGAAATCTAATAACTGCGACAGTTGGGGCTATTTTATTACTTTGGATATTCTCCTTCGCAAATAAACGTAAATCGTCGTAA
- a CDS encoding DUF5689 domain-containing protein, which produces MKNIFKIFSIQVVILALCTSCANDDFDAILPEIGVQTEEWQPTVTIKELLEMVKTQPETDYYTFDTIKSETPVVIEGIVSSEDIGGNVYKYIVVQDPVNYYAIKISFDSGGLSSYYPLGQKVAVKCNGLVLGRYADMLQLGTTNFNSDPDKTMYEPGRIPLPLADKYIKRIGLPDKNNVVVREMTIPEIRAGGPELHSQLVKIKDVRFTGQGADYNKPATIPDSEKIFAPSTGGVGYPQSRVIRDKQGNWIFVSTSEYAKFAKKKLPPYNQYGNVTALISWYKKKPSSDPEACFWQLTVRSLDDLEGFTIE; this is translated from the coding sequence ATGAAAAATATATTCAAAATATTCTCGATACAGGTTGTAATACTGGCTCTCTGCACGTCTTGTGCAAATGACGATTTCGACGCAATATTGCCCGAAATCGGCGTTCAGACAGAAGAGTGGCAACCTACAGTAACGATTAAAGAGTTACTGGAAATGGTAAAGACACAACCGGAGACCGATTATTATACCTTCGATACCATAAAAAGCGAAACTCCTGTGGTGATCGAGGGGATCGTATCGTCTGAAGACATTGGCGGTAATGTTTATAAATACATTGTCGTGCAAGATCCGGTAAACTATTATGCGATAAAAATATCATTCGACAGCGGTGGTCTGTCTTCATATTATCCGTTAGGGCAAAAAGTTGCTGTAAAATGTAATGGACTCGTATTGGGGCGGTATGCCGATATGTTGCAATTAGGCACGACAAATTTCAACTCAGATCCTGATAAAACAATGTACGAACCGGGACGCATCCCCTTGCCTTTGGCCGATAAATACATTAAACGCATTGGGTTACCCGATAAGAATAACGTCGTCGTACGCGAAATGACAATCCCCGAAATCAGAGCCGGAGGTCCCGAGCTTCACAGCCAGCTCGTAAAAATTAAAGATGTACGTTTCACCGGACAAGGCGCCGATTATAACAAACCGGCTACAATACCCGATAGCGAAAAGATTTTTGCTCCGAGTACCGGTGGCGTAGGTTATCCGCAATCACGAGTTATAAGAGATAAACAAGGAAACTGGATATTCGTTTCTACCAGTGAATATGCTAAATTCGCCAAAAAGAAATTACCCCCATATAATCAATACGGGAACGTAACGGCACTCATATCCTGGTACAAGAAGAAACCGAGTAGCGATCCCGAAGCCTGCTTTTGGCAATTGACAGTACGGTCGCTCGACGATCTGGAAGGTTTTACAATCGAATAA
- a CDS encoding secondary thiamine-phosphate synthase enzyme YjbQ, with the protein MEQIEIILPRFERGCHLITNLIEQYLPALPQTGLLNLFIQHTSCGITINENADPTVRHDLEQALNRIIPEDTTYYTHTLEGKDDMPAHIKNSLIGCSLTIPIRHGRLALGTWQGIYLCEFRNAGGHRHIIATIYI; encoded by the coding sequence ATGGAACAGATCGAAATAATATTGCCCCGTTTTGAAAGAGGGTGTCACCTGATAACAAACCTTATCGAACAATATTTACCCGCTTTACCCCAAACCGGATTACTAAATCTATTTATACAACATACATCCTGCGGTATTACAATTAACGAGAATGCCGATCCTACCGTACGTCACGACTTGGAACAGGCATTAAATCGTATTATTCCCGAAGATACGACATATTATACGCATACTCTCGAAGGAAAAGACGATATGCCGGCTCATATAAAAAATTCACTTATTGGTTGCTCTCTGACAATACCGATAAGACATGGGCGACTCGCTTTGGGAACCTGGCAAGGAATTTATCTCTGTGAATTCCGCAATGCGGGTGGTCACCGTCATATTATCGCTACAATTTATATCTGA
- a CDS encoding tetratricopeptide repeat protein codes for MVDRLRKEIKELVVSGKLGKAKDQLTAYLKENVEDDEAYYLLGNICRKQADWKNAIHYYLSAVEINPDSPAGEAHKAVMEILNFSNPDLYNP; via the coding sequence ATGGTCGATCGATTGAGAAAAGAAATTAAAGAACTAGTCGTTTCAGGAAAGCTGGGAAAAGCTAAAGATCAGTTAACTGCCTATTTGAAGGAGAATGTAGAGGATGATGAAGCCTATTATCTTTTGGGAAATATTTGCAGAAAACAGGCTGATTGGAAAAATGCTATTCATTATTATCTTTCTGCGGTAGAGATAAATCCCGATAGTCCTGCCGGTGAGGCTCACAAGGCGGTAATGGAAATCCTTAATTTTAGTAATCCCGACTTGTATAATCCTTGA
- a CDS encoding endonuclease/exonuclease/phosphatase family protein codes for MKKLSLTLCILFCCGILFAQEMTVATYNLRNANRGDSIAGNGWGQRYPVIARLIQFQGFDIFGTQEGKYHQLQDLKNALPGYDYIGIGRDDGKKAGEHSAIFYRTDRFEVLDHGDFWLSTQTDKPNKGWDAVLPRICSWGEFKDKKSGFRFLFFNLHMDHVGVIARSESAKLILQKIREHKPKLPAILTGDFNVDQNSDSYKVLNDSGIMKDSYEKADFIYATNGTFNDFKTDAKTDERIDHIFLTPEFEVKKYGILTDTYRSPSNEPQKKMKSGNFPKEVSLESYVARTPSDHFPVMVIVNYDKK; via the coding sequence ATGAAAAAGTTGTCTTTAACTCTTTGTATTTTATTTTGTTGTGGAATCTTGTTTGCTCAAGAAATGACGGTTGCGACCTATAACCTCAGAAATGCCAATCGTGGCGATTCGATCGCCGGAAACGGTTGGGGGCAACGCTATCCTGTAATCGCACGGTTGATTCAATTTCAGGGATTCGATATTTTCGGGACTCAAGAAGGGAAATACCATCAGTTGCAGGATTTGAAAAACGCATTGCCCGGCTATGACTATATCGGTATAGGACGCGACGATGGGAAAAAAGCAGGGGAACATTCCGCTATATTTTACCGAACAGATCGTTTCGAAGTTCTCGATCATGGAGACTTCTGGCTTTCGACACAAACCGACAAACCGAACAAAGGCTGGGATGCTGTTTTACCCCGTATTTGTTCCTGGGGAGAATTTAAAGATAAAAAATCCGGCTTTCGGTTCTTGTTTTTCAACTTGCACATGGATCATGTAGGAGTTATCGCCAGAAGTGAAAGTGCAAAACTCATTCTTCAAAAGATCAGAGAGCACAAACCCAAACTTCCGGCAATTCTTACCGGCGATTTTAATGTCGACCAAAATAGCGACAGTTATAAAGTATTGAACGACTCGGGGATTATGAAAGATTCATACGAAAAAGCCGACTTTATTTATGCGACAAATGGGACTTTCAACGATTTCAAAACCGATGCAAAAACCGATGAACGAATCGACCACATATTTCTGACTCCCGAATTCGAAGTAAAAAAATATGGCATTCTTACCGATACTTACCGTTCACCGTCAAATGAGCCACAAAAAAAGATGAAATCAGGAAATTTTCCTAAAGAAGTTTCTTTAGAATCGTATGTGGCCCGTACCCCATCGGACCACTTCCCGGTAATGGTCATCGTAAATTACGATAAAAAATAA
- a CDS encoding bile acid:sodium symporter family protein, with the protein MLQRLKKWMLPLAMITGAIFYRYVELLSPLTPYLIFSMLLITYCKLSLRNMNISPLHAWLLGIQIFGSLIVYGILYFLDPLVAQGTFICIICPTATAAAVITGMLGGDIACLATYSLLSNMAVAITSPVIFSFLGTHGSLPFLDSFWIILKQMVPLLILPFVCAIALQRFFPKIHSLLQNRQSISFYMWAVALTIVMGRTVSFIVKQGSGDYKEELLIALFALIVCVLQFIIGKYIGSKYYNTIAGGQGLGQKNTVLAIWMALTYLNPLASIGPASYVVWQNSINSAQLWFKEKRDRKTKA; encoded by the coding sequence GTGTTACAACGACTTAAAAAATGGATGCTTCCCCTCGCGATGATTACGGGAGCAATATTTTACCGGTATGTCGAGCTTCTTTCGCCCCTCACACCTTACCTTATATTCTCGATGCTACTGATAACTTACTGTAAGTTATCGCTGCGCAACATGAACATATCGCCATTACATGCGTGGCTATTAGGTATACAAATATTCGGAAGCCTGATTGTATACGGAATACTGTATTTCCTCGACCCTCTTGTCGCACAGGGAACATTTATCTGCATAATCTGCCCTACCGCAACAGCAGCAGCAGTGATAACCGGTATGCTGGGAGGAGATATCGCTTGCCTGGCCACATACAGTTTATTAAGCAATATGGCTGTAGCTATAACCTCTCCGGTCATTTTCTCTTTTTTGGGAACACATGGCAGTTTACCTTTTCTCGATTCATTTTGGATCATACTGAAACAGATGGTACCCCTACTCATCCTTCCCTTTGTATGCGCAATCGCTTTACAAAGATTTTTCCCGAAAATACATTCTCTATTACAAAACCGGCAAAGCATCTCTTTTTATATGTGGGCAGTAGCGCTTACAATAGTTATGGGTCGTACCGTATCTTTTATCGTGAAACAAGGTAGCGGAGATTATAAAGAAGAATTGCTCATCGCTTTATTCGCTCTCATCGTATGCGTATTACAATTTATTATCGGGAAATATATCGGGAGTAAATATTACAATACCATTGCCGGAGGACAAGGGTTGGGGCAAAAAAATACCGTATTGGCGATTTGGATGGCACTTACTTACCTGAATCCCCTCGCTTCGATAGGCCCTGCATCTTATGTTGTTTGGCAAAATTCTATAAATTCGGCTCAACTTTGGTTTAAAGAAAAACGAGACAGAAAAACAAAAGCATAA
- a CDS encoding endonuclease/exonuclease/phosphatase family protein, whose translation MKKFSLFMVIALFCSFALFAKGKKDTQNNRKLAVYSIAFYNLENLFDTIHQPQVNDFEFTPQGSMKWGSMKYHNKLKNLSYAISQLATDYCPNGPAVIGVSEIENQGVMEDLIKTGELANRNYKIVHYDSPDRRGIDVGLIYNADLFTLEGSESKRLVYPADTAMRTRDQLVVTGKLAGERMHFIVNHWPSRLGGELKSRPKREAAAALTKHIADSLLMVDPNSKVVIMGDLNDDPDNTSCRVVLGAKKKQEDVKPGGYFNTMWPIFDRGIGSLAYQGRWNLFDQIIISANLIGKDRSTLKFLKAEVFNRDFLKQQEGKYKGYPLRTHAGGVYLNGYSDHFPTIIYLGKYVD comes from the coding sequence ATGAAAAAATTCAGTCTGTTTATGGTTATTGCCCTTTTTTGTTCTTTTGCATTATTTGCGAAAGGAAAGAAGGATACGCAAAATAACAGGAAACTCGCCGTTTATTCGATTGCATTTTATAATCTTGAAAATTTGTTCGATACCATACATCAGCCGCAGGTGAATGATTTTGAATTTACTCCGCAAGGTTCGATGAAATGGGGTTCGATGAAATATCATAATAAATTGAAAAATCTTTCATATGCCATCAGTCAGTTGGCTACCGACTATTGTCCTAATGGCCCGGCGGTGATCGGTGTTTCCGAAATAGAGAATCAAGGTGTTATGGAAGATTTGATCAAGACCGGAGAATTAGCGAATCGAAATTATAAAATCGTACATTACGATTCTCCCGATCGCCGGGGTATCGATGTAGGTCTTATATATAATGCCGATCTTTTTACTCTTGAGGGAAGCGAAAGCAAACGCTTGGTATATCCGGCCGATACAGCTATGCGCACACGTGACCAGTTGGTTGTGACGGGTAAACTTGCAGGTGAAAGAATGCATTTTATTGTAAACCACTGGCCATCTCGCTTAGGTGGAGAACTTAAATCACGTCCAAAACGGGAAGCGGCGGCTGCGTTGACCAAACATATTGCCGATTCTTTATTAATGGTTGATCCGAATTCTAAAGTAGTTATTATGGGTGACCTGAACGATGATCCCGATAATACCAGTTGCCGGGTCGTATTAGGGGCGAAGAAAAAACAAGAAGATGTGAAACCGGGAGGGTATTTTAATACGATGTGGCCGATATTCGACCGGGGAATCGGATCTTTAGCTTATCAGGGGCGATGGAACCTTTTCGACCAAATTATTATATCGGCTAATTTAATCGGTAAAGATCGTTCTACGCTGAAATTCTTGAAGGCTGAGGTTTTTAATCGTGATTTTCTGAAGCAACAGGAAGGGAAATATAAAGGTTATCCTTTGCGTACTCATGCTGGGGGTGTTTACCTCAATGGTTACAGTGACCATTTCCCTACGATTATATATCTGGGTAAATATGTCGACTAA
- a CDS encoding 4Fe-4S binding protein, producing the protein MKTVYTIFFSPTHTSQIIADVIAESLEAENEIQIDLTHGIPENKEKINGGWAVIAFPVYGGRIAETAVERFKQIRANGTKAIICVVYGNRDYDDALVELQDLATAQGFIPVTAGAFIGEHSYSRPGRGIAENRPDKNDIDIAFSFGEKSAKKMTELQDIPPVLLIKGQRPYKEKGPKTPQAPITNEALCTQCGHCIDLCPTYAISLGDALVTDANTCIKCCACVKECPNEARIFETPYTDLLHSKCNERREPELFYAQ; encoded by the coding sequence ATGAAAACAGTATATACTATCTTTTTTTCTCCTACACATACCTCCCAAATTATAGCCGACGTTATTGCCGAATCGCTGGAAGCAGAAAACGAAATACAAATAGATCTTACCCATGGGATTCCCGAGAATAAAGAAAAAATTAACGGAGGTTGGGCTGTTATCGCTTTTCCGGTATATGGCGGACGAATTGCCGAAACCGCTGTCGAACGTTTTAAACAAATACGAGCCAATGGTACTAAAGCGATTATATGCGTAGTTTACGGTAATCGGGACTACGACGATGCCCTTGTAGAATTACAGGATTTGGCGACTGCACAAGGATTTATTCCTGTTACGGCAGGAGCATTCATCGGAGAACATTCCTATAGCCGCCCCGGACGTGGCATTGCCGAAAACCGGCCTGATAAAAACGATATCGATATTGCATTTTCATTTGGAGAAAAATCAGCTAAAAAAATGACGGAATTACAGGATATACCTCCAGTATTACTAATAAAAGGACAAAGACCTTATAAAGAAAAAGGTCCTAAAACACCTCAAGCGCCCATTACTAATGAAGCATTATGTACTCAATGCGGACATTGCATCGACTTATGCCCAACCTATGCCATTTCTTTAGGAGATGCATTGGTCACTGACGCTAACACCTGTATAAAATGTTGTGCTTGTGTAAAAGAATGTCCTAATGAAGCAAGAATATTCGAAACGCCTTATACCGATTTACTGCATAGCAAATGCAATGAAAGACGTGAACCGGAATTATTTTATGCACAATAA
- a CDS encoding TonB-dependent receptor: MSRNLWLFIMFFLSASVFGQGTLRGIVIDLGTSDPIEGANVSLKNKHISVTTSSDGVFIFKNLKSGTSELTITAPGYQTFTEKVIIAKGGEQNLGNIALVKSPVAPGKKTADDVLVFDESALDDDDGASTQSTSYLSGASDDVYLNAAGYTFSPMRFNIRGYNQSDNSTYINGINFNDQERGRFNYSSIGGLNDAFRNKDVINGLEMPAFAYGSIGGATNINTRASAYAAGTKAGVAYTNRSYKVRAMATHSTGLMDNGWAFTASAVFRWANEGIIEGTFYNSWGYFLSAEKVLNERHRISLSTFGAPTKRAQSSAITQEIVDFRSIYYNPYWGYQNGKKRNSRIVHSYDPTAVFNWDFKIDEKSNLKTGVGFHYSTYSNSALAFYNSPDPRPDYYRNMPSFYYASVEGFPGKENWDMINQLTDIWVNNNTDHTQINWNDLYQANYMQNELDRQSGKKSSARYIQERRHNDLMETALNSVYTNQLKRELRLTIGLEAKYTKGMHYKTIDDMLGGQQWIDIDQFSERDFSDNRMIIQNDLNHPDRIVTEGDKFGYDYDMNIVKASIFAANEWNWRLFDLNYALRGTFTTFQRYGNMRNGRAPENSYGAGKSHTYLDPSLKIGTVYKINGRNRLSINALAEMRAPLVYNAYVSPRIKDTPVDGLKQEKVISYDLNYNFTFSRIRGRITAFQTHVFDGVETTGYYHDEFHTFINHTLSGVDKVFRGVEAGVSVKLNNSFSVSLAGTFADYRYTSNANGVMSAESGVNLNLAEPVLPTKPGEIVDLREPVYTKDLKVNNGPQAVGSITLDYFHPKMWFADITLTYFGRNYLDFSPSHFTKSNWDLYVTPEQKAVLGTQEKLKGGCMLDASVGKVIYLNNRKQSLNFNLSLSNILNNRDLVTGGYQQGRISKFVDKGVASINSVTKYPNKYYYAWGFNMFFNVGYKF; encoded by the coding sequence ATGAGTCGAAATTTATGGCTGTTTATAATGTTCTTCTTAAGCGCCTCTGTCTTCGGGCAAGGAACTTTACGGGGAATAGTTATAGACTTAGGGACAAGTGATCCGATCGAAGGAGCAAATGTCTCGCTTAAAAATAAGCACATTTCGGTTACTACATCGAGCGACGGCGTATTTATTTTTAAAAATCTCAAATCGGGAACGTCGGAACTCACTATTACGGCCCCAGGCTATCAAACTTTCACTGAAAAAGTGATCATAGCTAAAGGCGGCGAACAAAATCTGGGCAACATAGCTCTGGTAAAATCGCCTGTCGCTCCCGGGAAAAAGACAGCTGACGATGTATTGGTTTTCGACGAATCGGCACTTGACGATGATGACGGAGCCTCTACTCAATCGACCTCTTATCTTTCAGGTGCTTCCGATGACGTTTATTTAAATGCTGCCGGTTATACATTCAGCCCGATGCGTTTTAATATACGCGGATACAACCAATCGGATAACAGTACCTATATAAATGGAATCAACTTTAATGACCAGGAACGCGGTCGATTCAATTATTCGAGTATCGGAGGACTCAACGACGCCTTTAGAAATAAAGACGTAATAAATGGTCTTGAAATGCCCGCATTCGCATATGGAAGTATCGGAGGTGCAACCAACATTAATACCCGTGCCAGTGCATATGCGGCAGGGACAAAGGCAGGTGTCGCTTACACCAACCGTTCGTATAAAGTAAGAGCAATGGCTACCCACTCTACCGGCTTAATGGATAACGGATGGGCTTTTACCGCCTCGGCTGTTTTTCGTTGGGCTAACGAAGGAATTATCGAAGGAACATTTTATAATTCATGGGGATATTTCCTATCTGCAGAAAAAGTACTTAACGAGCGGCACCGCATTTCGCTTTCTACTTTCGGAGCACCGACAAAACGAGCACAATCATCAGCCATAACGCAGGAGATTGTCGACTTTCGATCTATTTATTATAACCCATACTGGGGATACCAAAACGGAAAAAAACGAAACTCTCGTATCGTTCACAGCTATGATCCTACCGCTGTGTTCAATTGGGATTTCAAGATCGACGAAAAATCGAATCTGAAAACCGGAGTCGGATTCCATTACAGTACTTATAGCAACTCTGCGTTAGCGTTTTATAATTCTCCCGATCCGCGTCCCGATTATTATCGGAATATGCCGAGTTTTTACTATGCTTCTGTAGAAGGTTTTCCCGGTAAAGAGAACTGGGATATGATAAACCAATTAACCGATATATGGGTAAACAATAATACAGATCATACCCAAATCAATTGGAACGACCTGTATCAGGCGAATTATATGCAAAATGAACTCGATCGGCAAAGCGGTAAAAAATCAAGTGCCCGATACATACAGGAACGTCGACATAACGATTTGATGGAAACTGCTCTGAATTCGGTATATACCAATCAACTCAAACGTGAACTGAGACTTACTATCGGACTTGAAGCCAAATACACCAAAGGGATGCATTATAAAACAATTGATGACATGCTGGGTGGACAACAATGGATCGATATCGACCAATTTTCGGAACGCGACTTCTCAGATAATAGAATGATTATACAAAATGACCTCAACCATCCCGACCGTATCGTGACTGAAGGCGACAAATTCGGTTACGACTATGATATGAATATCGTTAAGGCCAGTATATTTGCCGCTAACGAATGGAACTGGAGGTTATTCGACCTAAATTACGCGTTGCGGGGAACATTTACCACCTTCCAACGGTATGGTAATATGAGAAACGGACGAGCACCGGAAAACTCATATGGAGCCGGAAAATCCCATACTTACCTCGATCCTTCTCTAAAAATAGGAACCGTATATAAAATAAACGGTCGCAATCGTCTATCAATCAACGCTCTTGCCGAAATGAGAGCTCCTCTGGTTTACAATGCATATGTATCACCGAGGATAAAAGATACACCGGTAGATGGACTCAAACAGGAAAAAGTAATCTCGTACGATCTGAATTACAATTTCACTTTCTCACGCATTAGAGGTCGTATAACTGCATTCCAGACTCATGTATTCGATGGAGTGGAAACAACCGGATATTACCACGATGAATTCCATACTTTCATCAACCATACCCTTTCTGGCGTCGATAAAGTATTTAGAGGTGTAGAAGCCGGAGTATCGGTAAAACTGAACAATAGTTTTTCGGTTTCACTGGCAGGTACATTTGCCGATTACCGATATACCAGCAATGCTAACGGTGTGATGAGCGCCGAAAGCGGTGTAAACCTCAACCTGGCCGAACCGGTATTACCTACTAAGCCGGGAGAAATTGTCGACCTGAGGGAACCGGTATATACCAAAGATCTGAAAGTAAACAACGGACCTCAAGCCGTAGGAAGCATTACACTCGACTATTTCCATCCTAAAATGTGGTTTGCCGATATTACATTAACCTATTTCGGACGTAATTATCTTGATTTTTCTCCCTCCCACTTTACTAAAAGTAACTGGGACCTGTATGTTACTCCCGAACAAAAAGCGGTTTTAGGTACTCAGGAAAAACTGAAAGGCGGATGTATGCTGGATGCTTCAGTCGGAAAAGTGATTTACTTGAACAACCGGAAACAGTCACTCAACTTCAACCTGAGTTTAAGCAATATCCTCAACAATCGCGATCTGGTAACCGGCGGTTACCAACAGGGACGTATCAGTAAATTCGTCGATAAAGGAGTGGCCTCGATCAACAGCGTAACCAAGTATCCTAATAAATACTATTATGCATGGGGATTCAATATGTTCTTCAATGTTGGATATAAATTTTAA
- a CDS encoding choice-of-anchor J domain-containing protein, with translation MKRMKYLAWMFAAALLVGTTACSDDPKEEPGGGNGGGSIINPEGNIMYEKSFKSDLAPFTEISIKGDTVWTADSRYGAVLASSVNTKIKDENDKYIINYYENEDYLLSPEFDLTNENQVYLSFRHAFNYGKPEQIFVQISKNCTGSDAAAIAAATWTDLEVAKPSGNNFTYISSGDVDLSAYKGEKIRILFKFTSQAQSGLCGTWEVDNFKLTRVLTGSSLDFTSADKATVEPGAAVNIKVSTNLTNGTTLEVLELPTWLTFTDNGNGSGTITGTAPSITEDQNFTFMVIATNNLTTQNMDFVLTVKVPAQTGEEMFTLNAGLEKWTGSTIDNWTINPNSAGTVTQESTIKHSGSYSAKMAHDATTKGNVEIKADAISIADAGTYIYSFYYYVDDATTNESGLRHWAFINKSDGSKPDKGSALETTQTQINYNGDSNGYSSTQTKGSWIKEEVEFNVTEPCQIVPMARIYKGTTVYVDDFSLKKVIK, from the coding sequence ATGAAAAGAATGAAGTATTTAGCATGGATGTTTGCCGCTGCATTATTAGTAGGAACAACTGCTTGTAGCGACGACCCGAAAGAAGAACCGGGTGGTGGTAACGGAGGTGGTTCGATTATCAACCCCGAAGGAAATATAATGTACGAAAAATCATTTAAATCGGATCTCGCTCCTTTTACCGAAATTAGTATTAAAGGAGATACCGTATGGACCGCCGACTCGAGATACGGTGCCGTTCTGGCCAGTTCGGTAAATACGAAAATTAAAGATGAAAACGATAAATATATCATCAATTATTACGAAAACGAAGATTATTTGCTTTCTCCGGAATTTGACCTGACCAACGAAAACCAAGTCTATCTTTCTTTCCGTCACGCTTTCAATTACGGAAAACCCGAACAGATATTCGTGCAGATATCTAAAAATTGTACCGGTAGCGATGCTGCCGCTATAGCTGCTGCAACCTGGACTGACCTCGAAGTAGCTAAACCCTCCGGAAATAACTTCACCTATATTTCTTCGGGCGATGTAGATCTTTCTGCTTACAAAGGAGAGAAAATACGTATCCTTTTTAAATTTACGAGTCAAGCCCAATCGGGTTTATGCGGAACATGGGAAGTCGACAACTTTAAACTTACCCGCGTTCTTACCGGTTCGAGCCTCGATTTTACATCGGCAGACAAAGCGACTGTAGAACCGGGAGCTGCCGTAAATATCAAAGTTTCGACCAATCTTACGAACGGAACGACACTCGAAGTTCTTGAACTTCCTACCTGGCTTACTTTCACCGATAACGGCAATGGGTCGGGTACTATAACCGGAACGGCTCCCAGTATTACCGAAGATCAAAATTTTACGTTCATGGTTATCGCTACCAATAATCTGACGACACAGAACATGGATTTCGTTCTCACAGTTAAAGTCCCGGCCCAAACCGGTGAAGAAATGTTCACTTTGAATGCTGGCCTGGAAAAGTGGACAGGATCTACCATCGATAATTGGACGATAAATCCCAACAGCGCCGGTACCGTTACCCAAGAAAGCACCATTAAACATAGCGGTTCTTATTCCGCAAAAATGGCGCATGACGCTACCACCAAAGGTAATGTTGAGATTAAAGCTGATGCCATCAGCATTGCCGATGCGGGAACTTATATCTACTCTTTCTATTATTATGTAGATGATGCAACAACCAATGAAAGCGGATTGAGACATTGGGCGTTTATAAACAAATCCGACGGATCTAAACCCGATAAAGGAAGTGCATTAGAAACAACTCAAACCCAAATTAACTATAACGGAGACAGCAATGGCTATTCTTCGACGCAAACAAAAGGATCTTGGATTAAAGAAGAAGTAGAATTTAATGTTACCGAACCTTGCCAGATTGTACCGATGGCACGAATTTATAAAGGTACTACTGTTTACGTAGACGACTTCAGCCTAAAAAAAGTTATAAAATAA
- a CDS encoding Cof-type HAD-IIB family hydrolase: MKVKAIFFDIDGTLVSFDTHKIQPSTIQAIKEVRKKGIKTFIATGRPLNLIGELPGLEFDGYITLNGAYCETDKQTEIYKNPIPKNDLNKAIEYLETDNNPFACAFMTKNEIVVNRIDEKVRTLSEMVNTPLPILTPLEMIKHKEVLQINIFVNEEKEKYLMETVFTHCVASRWNPLFADVNSRENSKQTGIDKILTYYGLELSETMAFGDGGNDIPMLKHVATGIAMGNAGEKVKEAADYITTTVDDNGIYNALKYFSII, from the coding sequence ATGAAAGTTAAAGCCATCTTTTTCGATATAGACGGAACTCTGGTAAGTTTCGACACCCACAAGATACAGCCATCAACTATTCAGGCAATAAAAGAAGTCAGAAAAAAAGGAATAAAAACATTTATAGCTACTGGTCGTCCGCTGAACTTGATCGGAGAATTACCCGGATTGGAATTTGACGGCTATATTACGTTAAATGGCGCCTATTGCGAAACTGATAAACAAACAGAAATATATAAAAATCCGATTCCTAAAAATGATTTGAATAAAGCTATCGAATATCTCGAAACAGACAATAACCCGTTTGCTTGCGCATTTATGACAAAAAATGAAATCGTTGTTAACCGTATCGACGAGAAAGTACGTACGTTATCAGAAATGGTAAATACCCCTTTACCCATCCTTACGCCTCTTGAAATGATAAAACATAAAGAAGTACTGCAAATAAATATCTTTGTAAACGAAGAAAAAGAAAAATATCTAATGGAAACTGTTTTTACCCATTGTGTAGCCAGCCGCTGGAACCCTCTCTTTGCCGACGTGAACTCACGTGAAAATAGCAAACAGACAGGCATCGACAAAATCTTGACATATTACGGACTCGAACTTTCCGAGACCATGGCTTTCGGAGACGGAGGCAACGATATTCCTATGCTGAAACATGTTGCAACAGGAATAGCCATGGGTAATGCCGGAGAAAAAGTAAAAGAAGCTGCCGATTACATTACTACTACAGTCGACGATAATGGTATTTATAATGCTTTAAAGTATTTTTCAATTATCTGA